From the genome of Phlebotomus papatasi isolate M1 chromosome 2, Ppap_2.1, whole genome shotgun sequence:
TTGATCATGGAGCATTTGCATTCAGTAAAATTcctaaaaactaaaattttgtaACAGATTCTTGATAAAACAAATAGTTTTCGTTCATCAAAAAATTACTATTTCActttttatcgaaaaataaTCAAgcatatttgataaataatcgTTGTAAcctttacaaaaatttcataatttataaAGTACTATACTCATTTTTCCGGGTTCTCCTCCCAATATTTTGCCTCTGTAAGTGTCATTACgcaattatatataattatttatgaTTTACACAAGTTATTCgttgaattattgatttttaacaAAGCTAATctcaatattaggtgagatttctAATCTcactattttttatcaattattaaaacttaatattaaagaaaataaaacaatttcttaaattGTTATTCATTCGATAATCTCAATCATACaagtattttctaaaattcgaGAAAAGCATATCAATTCCTCTGTAAGCatgaaaatatagaaaattaattaagtttTCCACCCACAAAATAGAAGATTTATTAAGAACCTTTTCAGACGTTCAAAATTGAAGTGGCATTTCCCAAGAATTCCTTAATTGCTTGTAAAGTAAGAAAAGTATTGAATTGACATTTTCCCATGATTTTTCTCTTTATTCATTATCTCATTTTTTGCTCCAACGTCAAACAATGCTTCAGCTTGTAATTTCAATTGATGGAAGAATCCACCCACAAGGGTAATAGGTTCATACggaaaaaatgcttttccacCCTTCGGCCTTCTCGAAAGTAATGAAATTACTATTGTATAAGTAAAATTGTACCAGCGATTGGAAGAGACAGCTTCAAGTGCTGATCGATttcctctataattttcctcCTATCAATTGGTACTATATTCGTGAAGTCTTGCTGGGTTAAATGCAGCAGAAAAGTTCATTTATTGCCAACACCCACGTTGAAAAGCTCAAGAGAAATGCCAGAGCTTGGGAGAAAATTGAAGAGCTAATAGCAGTTGAGAAATTGTGATTTGCACATCTGCCCTTAAGTGAAAAAGATGCTGAGAGCTTTGGAATAAAAACTCGAAGGAATTTTCTCCAGAGCTTGTGCACAAAATCGTTACAGAATAGCAACTTTGAGAGAAAACTCAACGCAGTCAAAGTAAGAGAAAGAAACCCGAGAAGATGTTGTCTAAATTTTAATGATGTATTTCTTACATTATGCAGCAATTAAACctgttaatttttattaaaaaaaaagtcataagAAGATAGGTTTCTCAACATTAAGGAGCATTTAAAGAAATCAACAAACTTCTCTACATTTAAAGgagtttcttaaaaaaaatgactttaaaaaaaaaaccttttagtCAATTTTCTATTTCTATCGCAACCGTTAAACCATAATATagtcatatttaaattttaaaatgtgataCAGCGGACAGCTCGAGTGGTAAATGGAAGAATTTATctccttttttattttctttgatgTTTTTTAGTTGTCGGACGAATTTTGACTTGACCTGCATAAGTTTCAAGACAATTTGAAAAGGATTTTAGAATGTGAATTCGTAATTTTAGGCTTGTTCGCGTCATTACACATTCAGCCTCTGAGAATATCAAAGAAAACGCGAAGAAAAGAACCGATGAGCTTGAATTTTGATTTGGCCTCATTATATCTCTGCTACACTTTATAGGGTCagaaaattttagaagttttataaaatcaaaatttacatctcttTCCTTTCCCAATGGTATTCCaggtatttcatattttctaTCCCACTCTAGTCAAAGTTTAAATTGTTGTGATGCTCACGATAAGGAGGAAAGTACGGAAGAGTGGGAAGgatatttcaaaatgaaagtTTCCTGATTTAGAGGTATAGATCGTATAGATGAATAGAAAAATATCaggttaattattaaaattttcctgaataaactaaaaataagatatattttagtagcgaacaaatttatttactgAGAAAAATTTGGGTCAGAGACGACAATCCCGTGGACCgcaaaatgtaattaatttgcCGAAATGATATTGATtcttttgaatttattgaacaatattttctgtgtatttaaattattttttgcgtgAGTAAGTAGTTTGGCTTTTttcctataaataaattgaattttaataaattctacgTCAATTAATCGAAtgacttcaaaaaaaatttttttttggaggttaACTTTTAACTATTCCTttgcaaagaaaataatttttggtttgagttttggaaatttttcaaattttctttttttcctaaacatatTTAGTGTAGAAATCATGCTAAAAGACTCCATTcctctctaaaatattttatttagttaaaaatatgaAACTGTCCCATTCTTATTAATTTCCAGAACAATTTGACTCATTTTTCAGATCAAGTGTTATAACCTGGGAATTTTAGAGCAGAACGTTTTGATAGAATAAGAAAATGagatttaatattctttaataaaactATATATAAGACTTACAAACTATGAAGTGATAACGAACTTTTGCAGTTTTTATTCAAGAACAAATAATATcagttcattttttatttaataaatgtaacgtatatcaatttaatgaaagttaATTAAAGATGCGTACGTTAATGTTTTTTCGTCTCTCTCTATTAACTTTCCAtcaccgaaaaaaaaatcagatggAGTGTAATATTGACAGTTTATCATTTTAAACAGAATTTCAGTGAATTAACCACCCACTTcaggtaaatgaaaattttcagtggAAAGAAATTGCGAGAAAGTattgagaaaaaacaacaaattccattttccATACCCGTCAATGACCCGTAAAATCCATATGATGTCTATTCTAATTTTAACAATGATTTATACATCCAAACAAACTCTTCACACAGAATATCTTCTCCggaaatgataaaatatttcgTCCACAATAGCTATTTTTCTCACCTCCTCTCACATCCTGTGTTTGTCCGTCTTGTTTTCAATTCTCCCGTCAAAGGTTCTTATCGCACAACGCAAAATCTTCGAATGAATAAAAGAAGCAAAATTATctatttcggattttttttttctaataaattgagggaaaattgaaaaatatattctatCAATGTACTAAACAGAACTGCACGTACTAAAATAAATCTCAACACAAAGTCTTATTTCTGAACTaacatttaacaaaaaatataaataaatagtttattttgtgaaaaaaaaaagatttcaatctttaaaaaaattaaggacTGTACACAAGCGTTAGAGTTAGAGAACATCATATTACAAATCAAGCCAATTGTACTAATTTGTTAAGTAACAATCTTTTACAGAGAACAGATATTTTATAAGTTACAAATGTGCACAGCATTTCCAGCGTTTTCACATTTTGTGTGGGAAACCCCTCACATTTCCCCAAATTTAGAAGTGTTACAAAAATAACTCGATACAACCAGGATTTCCTGCACTtccttaatattatattttaacccCAGGAAAGTTAAGTAACTTTAATAGCTGCTTATGGATTCAAAATTTCTTTCAGAAACAATATCTGCTGCATTAACCTTCATATTTGCAATACAAATACGAAAAAAGCGAAATCAAAATGAATTGTGCAGAGTTCAGAAAGCGAGGTGCAGAAATGGTAGAGTACATCTGCAAATATTTGGAGACCCTTGAGAATCGTCGAGTTGTGCCAAGTATTGAGCCTGGCTACTTGAAGGAATTAATTCCCGGTAAAATTTCCCTGCATTTTTGAAATCACTAGAatctattaataaaaataatttggcTAAATTGAATGCAGATGAAGCACCTATGTACCCCGAACCTTGGGAAGCAGTCATGGATGATGTAGAGAGGAAGATAATGCCAGGAATGACTCACTGGAATCATCCGCACTTCCATGCGTACTTCCCATCTGGGAATTCCTTTCCTTCGATTCTTGCGGACATGTTGGGCGATGCCATTGGGGTCATTGGATTTTCATGGGCAGCTGGACCATCTCTAACCGAACTGGAGGGAATTGTCATGGATTGGCTGGGAAAGGCATTGGGTTTGCCCAGTTTTTTCTTGGGTCAGGTGCCTGGAAGTAAAGGTGGCGGAGTGCTTCAGGGATCAGCATCAGACTGTGTTCTGGTGGTAATGTTGGCTGCCAGAACACATGCGGTCAGACAATTGAAGAAACAATATCCGGATGAAGATGAAAGCCATCTTCTGGCTAAACTTATGGCTTATTGCTCCAGAGAATCGCACAGTTGTGTGGAAAAAGCAGCAATGATCTCCTTCGTAAAGTTAAGAATCTTAGAACCAGATTCCAAGAGCAGCCTACGCGGTGATACAGTGGCCAGGGTAAGGGAATTTTGTAACAGCTCAAAGAGCTTAAGGTAAACACTCAATTTAGGCCAAACTAACTACAGAACAGACAGAAAGGAAGAAGAGGTGTCTCTCAAAAGAAGAACCAGATGTATTCTTATTAggagaaatttgctcaaattgtaaaaataacatttccaTTTGTTTATCTCTCAAATTCAACAACTTCCCAACAAAGATCTTCACAATTGCGCCACATACAAACAGTACTATTCGAAAACATTACTAATTTGCATATATACTTGGAAATActgaattttattgtatttcttgagaaaaaattctcttgtaGACAGATGTTGATCATCAGTTCGGAGTCCATATTTTTTGATTTCCCAAAAAGAAAGtggtaaatttaaatattatgaatcatACATCGGATTTCCGTTTATACTTGTATCATGAATTTATGCTAAATACAAGAGAATCTTGTGTAAGATCCATTAATTAAGAATATCAAGGGGATCGTACCTCCATATTTCACTGAAACATGTGTGGCATTTATTATGAAGAACTCTTAATCGACTTACAGAGATTTTTGAAGTAATCAATGCATTGAGAGAGCGtaacataaattttgaatttgaattgtaattaaaattttgattttcgggaatCCAACGAATGAATGTACAGCACAGGTTTCGGCAACAGTTTTTACAACTACTCCTTCAAAAGCTGCCTAACTATCAATTGTAGTGACAAGAACTATCAATAGTTACGTTAACACATCTCAAAAGCCTAattgaatttctattaaaaacgTAAATAAAAAGCAAAAAGAACTTGTAATATTAACATAATATTCAAGTAGATGTGTTTCATCAACCCTTTCTCTCTATAACTTTACAAGAAAGTTATTGGCTACCATTCTAAGTACCAAGTAAAATGAGCAACAAGTTTGTTTTTTATATTAAGATCGTTCAATCTCGGCGATTTCACTTATCTATCAATACAATAACTTATCTAGATAATGTACTTAACTTCTGTATTTTATAACAATTCTTACAACGCTTTTCTCTTTTAATTATCTATTAGGCTTTGAAGGAAGATGAGAAAAACGGACTAATTCCGTTTTTCATCTCAACAACTCTGGGGACAACTGGATCTTGTGCTTTTGATAACCTAGAAGAAATCGGGACTGTACTCCAAGATTATCCGGAAGTTTGGTTCCATGTTGATGGAGCTTACGGAGGAAGTTCTTTCGTCTGTCCCGAAATGAGATATCTCATGAAGGTAAAACCTGCATGCATAAATCTGAGCAGAATacgtaaatatttcaattttgtttCTAGGGTATTGAATATGCAGATTCCTTTAATACGAATCCCAACAAGTGGATGCTCACGAGCTTCGATTGTTCAGCCCTTTGGGTTCGTGATCGGATTCGACTGACGTCTGCTCTTGTGGTATAAATTCACAAAGCATCTTGATTATTTTGACAATATACCAATTTTAAGTATGATTCTGTTTTATAGGTCGATCCATTGTATCTAAAACATGGACATTCCGATACTGCTATTGATTTACGTCACTGGGGTGTTCCTCTGAGCCGACGTTTTCGTGCTCTCAAACTCTGGTAATACAAAAAGCTTACACATATGGTATTTCCGATGATATTAATTCTCATTTCTTTAGGTTCGTCTTTCGCAGCTACGGAATAACCGGAATTCAAGCGTACATTAGACGCCATTGTAGATTGGCCAAACGTTTCGAACAGATCATTTTGCGGGATGACAGATTTGAAATTTGCAACGAAGTCAAGGTAGAGCTATGAAAGCTAAATATACGTGGTTATACATAAAGTATCTTTTGGTTTTCAGATGGGCTTAGTATGTTTCCGGCTCAAAGGATCTGATAAGTTGAATGAAAAACTACTGAGCAATATCAATGCTTCTGGTAAAATTCATATGGTTCCAGCCAGTGTGAATGAACAGTACGTCATTCGCTTCTGCGTCAATGCAGAAAATTCCACAGACGATGATATTGGTGAGTTatgtttcaaatattttattgtcaTTCATTCTTATTGTGAATTTATAATGTATTCCCAAAATCAAAGTCACAATGATAAATCAATTTTCGGGAACTTCAGACAAAAATCGTGACTGAGATGATGTGGGAACATCAATTGATCTCTATTTGATTGAGTGACTTGCGAAATCTATTTTACTATCACTAGCCTCGAGGAAAGATTGACAAGCGATCTATTTCTCAGAAACATTAACAGATTTGAGGTTAAGGATATATACATATGATGTTAGCGATAGCAGCAGGGTTTTTAACTTGACTGGAAATGATTGATGTCCTTTCCGTAAAATGACATATAGTAAGAAATTTATTGTCGAAAATCTTACAAAGATCAATTGTTTTGTAGAGGAAGTTAATGAAAAACATATCAATAATATTGAATGATCAATTTGTaaacaaattcttttctttcagACTATGCATATGAAGTAATTAGTGACTATGCAGCTGAAACTCTTGAGAAGGTATGCCGTAGAAAAACAAAGAAAGTATATTtagtaaagaaatattttctgtttaaaATATAGAAAGATATTTCGGTAAATTTATTTAGTAGAAAATATGTATACAAATTGCAAGAAACACTCCCCCGAATtgaattatcaataaattcatTCAAAACAGGATCAAGCGGATGAACTCACAGAAATCAGGGATCGTAAGAATAAGGAAACACTCGCCCAGAAACGTTCATTCTTCGTCCGAATGGTCAGTGATCCGAAAATATATAATCCGGCTATTAATAAGTCGGGAATACCAAGAATATCCACTGAAGCCATGTCTCCGACCATCCCTGGAGCCCCAATGATTCAGACACCCAAGTaagttttttatgttttaaatttcaaaatcttgagGAATTTTAATGGGCGAAAAAAGCTCTATGCATATCTATTTTTGACGTGCTTTGCTTCTCTATGGGAATGTGTGGAATTTCACGTTAAATTTTTCCTCCCGTTCTTCCACTTTATTTTCCGCAAACACAACACTCTTTTTGGACTCACGCGTGGCAGCAATACTTCGTCATGGATCAGCTGGCCATTGGCTTTCCTCTTCCAATCATCCGACGATGGACCAAAATTGAGGTATGACTAACCGTTCAAGAGTTTTGGATCGGATGGCTTATTCGAATGTTGCGAttggaaatatttatcaaaattgagAAGTCCCTTTCGAAATtatctgtcaaagttaaattgACAGTTGGAATTAAATGTCAATGTTATATTGAGAACTCGGAAATAATTGTCAAATGTAAATCAAACAAAACTATCAGTTGAGAAAAAtctaacaattattttttttataacagatTCCGTCATTTAGACACAACAGTTGGCTTGCCAAATTCCCGCAGGAATTCAGCCACCGGCGGTGGATCATCTCCATCACCTGAGAATGAACTGGCCATAACAACAACACGTTCTCCCAAAAGATCTCCGATTCTTTCAAGGAAGAAGAATAATGCTGGCGCCAAAAATGGATTGGATCCATAAATGACATTCGAAGAGCACAAAAATATTCCAGTAAATCTTTAGTGTCCCAAAAAACAAGCAAGTTATAAATCACGTAacaattcaaagaaaaaaaaaacattagaaaattagcaagatatacaaaaaaataacaggaatttagaaattacaaaaatatttgaaattgtgaccaaacaaatttagaaaaattaacattttgaatCTCTTTTCGCGGTCTCTTTATCCGTCAACCAGACAATTTCTGGAGAGGAAAAAAGAAGGCTCATTCAAACATTGTATTTATCGATAGAACAAAAATGCCATGAGTAAAAGAATAAATACAGAgaacaaatagaaaaattgaTGTTACTTTTGAATCAAAATGAGATTTGCAAACAGAACTTTTTTACAGAAACGCGCTATGGGAGAAAATTGGGGAATTCCCAGAATATGCCGTGCAGAAGTGACTTCAACCCATTAAATCTTCCATCAGACACTGCCTCAATCTCATTATTCTTAGACTTGATGAACACCGACTTAGGATTAATCATCAAAATGACGAAATCCGGAGTCTGAACCTCGGTCAAAGTACTGTATGCTAttcttatttcacaaattacatCTTTTAATACTGTGTCTAATTCTTCTCTGAAAGCTTCGTTACTTCAAAATTTGACCAAGAACTTGACTTCCTGCTATAAAGCTTATGCAAATACAACAGCGCTCAACATCAATCACGGATTGATCAAAGAAGTGACGCAATGTTTGATGCCAAAATCTGACGGCAACCACGTGCTCCGCAACTATTTTTTGCGCACTTTTCATTCATGCTTTTCTAAGTTGTAACAAGAAGTCCGGATTCAATGAAACCTTCAAttaattggtcagcaaaaaaaaatgcggTATTGTCGCGCAAATGACgagattatcatttttttatttgtttgtttaaaaattacaaaaaaaaaaacttgttgaaattttcgattaaaGCCATGTAGCAAAAGGAACTTTTTGTCCAATCACCTGGGTAATGTAAATATTGGATTAAACGTGATCTTTCTGACAAAGAGTAACCTCTGAGTGTTATTCAAAATATTCCCAGGggaaaaataattctaacaagtTTAATACAGTGATCTTTTTCGAGAGTTTGAGagaatcaattaaatttgataaattggtCAATTAGTTTTTAAATGATATTTGGTTGGGATCTTGTGATTTGcgtttattaatattaatatcctGATGGTTAATGATATACGATATATTTAACCAGTCGATTTGAAAATGATAGACACAAAGTTGAgtgattttttcgttgtttattctttttaaaattatgtttaatcaaaattgaatacAATTTTATGAACTGCATGTCGAATCCTACACCTTTTGTGTCTTAATTGTATCAAAGTATCATACAGTGCATCTGTAAATTTctgattcaaaaaaaaaaaacatagtttcaGAATCAGACATATCTATACGTGTACGTGTACTTAAAGGCCTTCCAAAAGAATAGTTGAAAAAGTAGTAATAGTAATATAGAAAAGAAtagaaaagtgtttttttttaagtatgatttcaaaataaagcaagtaaaatattttatgcagtataataatttaaatgtttttttcgaTTCAATTATTTTACGGAGACACTTAAAACGTATACTTTGGACGAGAAAACCattaagaataaattttagATAATCTTGGTTAATAATTTAAACTTTAGATATTGCACAACAATAACTTATTTGATTTATCAATTTGATAATTCTCATAAGTGCcttctagaaaaaaataaaccattttccaacaaattaaaagtatttaatAACTATGTAATTTTGAGATAATTTCATAGCAAATCCTCAATCTAAGACTCTCAAATACAGCAATTTATATCAATTATACTTTTCTGTCAATTTTGGATGGAACCTCTCAACAAGttatattttcattgaaaacCATCCTATATTTACTTATACACACCAACAATGTGTTAATTTACAATGATTCTCTCCAATATTCTGCATACTATTCTCAGAAGTCCGTTCATTAAATTAGATTAACATCCGGGGAAATTTTTAAACCGTAAGATTCATAagttacatattttttaattcaacaaAATCAAGTTCATTGAATTGGTTCCGCCACAAATCGATTAAAAAGAGTTCATTCAGAAATCTCTGCTCAATTGCGTCACtctcgtgtgatttttttttaacaaaatcaaACTGCGAAAACCTATTCCTTCTCAGACATGGGAAATTTTTAGCAGAGGAAGTGACCAAAAATGACTACATGAGGCATTTTTCTCCTCATTTGGTCCATGCCTAAtagtaatttttgttctttgACGATCACGATTGTCAAACAAGTGCCTCCAAACTTTATTATATTTCAGGTGAAATTTACTTAACATTTTGCACATTGACATCATTCGCATTTTGCATGTTGATTTTAGCTGGCTTAACCAATCGTAATGGGAAAATCCGATTAAATCCAATtacattagaaaaaaacaccATTCTTGCATGGGTTCTCTAAATAGAACAACTCTGCTGAGAAATTGGGTCAAAATTCTTTTATCTCTTGTGATGTAACATCAAAAGCATTGTATATGGCAAAGCAACTCAAAAAATAGTGATAAACACGgataagcttatgatagctaagattctttaccaAGGAACCTGGGTCCAATTGCACCAGATGAGATTTCACCTTAAaccacagaagctgagattgtagTAAAGAATCTTAAAGCTAAAATGTGAACGAACAATAAGAATAAGAGAAGTGCGAATTGAGTAATTTTTCACTTTTGCTTGAAGAAGTACCTCTTCGTCAAATGGCGTAATCTTTAAGAGTAAATTGACCTATGATTAGCAaaagaatttcacaatatttattCATTGATTTACAAGCAGCGCAAGGGATTACCTATAAAGAAAATCAATGGCGCTTTCACTTGCACAGGAAGCCCTTTAGGTTTACCGGTCAAATGACATCATTTTGAGCGTCGCTCCTGAGTTTGACTAACACCTTAGTTATTCCACTGCAAGTCACACACACCTTTTATCATTACAGCTATGCTAAACAGTGAGCAAACAATGACGACAAATTATCACGCTAATGCAGATGAACAAAGAATAACGCTTGATAAGAATCTCGGAAGATTTTAAGCAAATAGCCAGAGGGGTTTCCCGGTGTTTTGGGATGTCAGAAGTATATTTCTGGAGTTTCagatcattaaaaaatttacGGGAATTTTTCGAGGAAACAATAATTATTATGCACAAACTCAAGGAATTAAAGTAGAAACTTCAGTTCGCACTTTTATGATGGGCCAAGAGCCAAGATAGCGAGAAATTAATGATAACCAATCTTTTTACATCTTGTGTTAGATCCGTCAGGGATCAGTAAAAGAGGATTCTCATATGCTAACACTTGGTACGCccttaggagaaatcggcgtCGTTCTGGGAGACATCTATGACGTCAATTTAAATGCCAACGAAGGGTTTAACCGTTGGGAAGAATCTCGTGCTAATATTGTATCAAAAGTAGAAAACTATTAGTTGCGATTTCATATGCGATTTTTCACAAGACAACAATTTTTCGCTTATAggttataattcttgcgaggACCAGAATTGCAACCATAAGACGGaatatttcactttgaaattAAGTTTTTAGTAAGACATTCGAGTTCTACCCTGACTTATCTGTGAGTGATCTCTAAAAGATCCACTCTGTTACGCCCGAGGATGATCTTATGGAGGATAATCTTCTTATCTGATTCCCGGTAATTGAAGAACAACGAAGTAGAAATGCATTAGTGAAGTAAATAAAAGTCTGCAACAGGAATTCTGGTATTTTTCCTAGACCTAGAAGAGCAAATCTTGCCGTCCCTTCGGTCATTGGTCAATTGAGGGTAGTTGCGTGGAGTTAGAAGTTTTTGCCCTGCACATATAAAATAAACCCCTAATGAATTCAGCTTTTGTCACTCTTGACCCGGATGAATTGGAAACCTCAATAAAAAGCTCAGCATTCCAAAAACATCTATGCTAATAAATACACTGACGACAGAGACAAATCAATTTAAAGATTAGATCCAATTTTGGAATaataaattccaatttcaattgGAGTTTTTTCTGCACGTTGAGTCAACTGCCACCACCAgccatccaaaaaaaaatacacacctCTAATTGGACCGTaatattgtatatttttaatattcacctaaattgaatttctacaAGAGCGTCAAATCAGAAAAAAGTATCTAAATGTAAACATTCCACAATACAATCGTCACAAGAgatttttctcaacaaaaaagAGCCGGCAATTGCTGACAATTCTGTGAATTCATTGATGTGGGACGAAAAGTGGAGATTAAGCATGAGGTATCAATTGGAAAAATAGCTTGGGAATAAATAAAGACCATTTTCTTATTGCTCTCAATGTTCTAATTTTGTGGATCAAAAAGATATCTCACGCAACAGAGAGCATTTtattatacaaaattaaaattacgtCGCTCCTCTTTTGCGATGGATCATTCATAGTTTTAACTCTCTTCCAATGAGACAAAAAGACAGAAAACCACGAGATCATCACTTACAAACATCCTGCTGCccataaaaaaatgtatgagacAAATGAATAGCACCCACGAGAGGAAAGTCTAAGACTTACCTCCAAAATTGCCTGCAGTGATCCATGTCACAAATAATTTCGCACATTTTGGGCATTTTTCACACTCTCCGCAAAAAAAAACGCGTAAATCATATTTTCACCCAAAAATTGATCGCAAATTATCCGATTTAAATATTTGTcttaaccacaaaaaaaaaaccacaaaaaccAATCAATGAGAATCTTCCAAACTACTCCCCAAAAATCAAATTGTTCAAAGAAGATAAAATGCCGGAACGAATGGTCATTAAATACCTCCAATTAACATTACTACATAAATacctaaaaaatgtttgtaaagacgaaacaataaaattttatattatttgtgCAATAGTGCGTCAGTGGAACATCTTTAACTTCGTAAGATCAGTCGCACTTTCTTATCGGAATCCTCAAATTTTCGTCAATTTTCAGGGTTTATTTGCAATTTGATTGTCACACCTGTGAACTGATTTTGATATCACTTATGAGTCTCAttgaaaaggaataaaaattttagtgaagaaAATCACATACATATATCATCACTTTTACGGTCTTATTGCTCGATGTCGTGATCAAGAGGTTTCTTAAAAGAATTCCAGATGATTTTATAATTAATATGTACTctacaaattattcaaaaattgaattagaaaaatatgttttctaagacttttaattttattctattatACTGAACTACAATGACTAcagagcattttttttttataaaataatgctttttgaaaagaaatttctcttaacactataaccaaaaatatgattctttttaaaaaggaaatttttgacgaaaattgcttccaatgtttAGAAACCATAAGGGGCAATATTTTCTTaatgataaaataatttaagtttttttatctttttgattATAATCTGAAGGCAGGACACAAATGTCCCTTCCGGGAGCGTCAGTGGAATTGGATTCAACATAGAATGAAAATACTCAGTTTTCTAAAACTTTCGGTTGGACGCCTTCCTCTTTGGCGACTGAAACAATTTGTTATCAGAATTTcgttaaaaatataaatggTACACCAATTAGTTAGGCAGAGAAGAAAGTTGATACCATGTGTCCTTATCACAAGAGAgtcaaaaaagtacccaaagAACTACTTTTTTTGATCACAAAAACTTATCTTTCTACTTATTATATATGCAGCTTTTTGCAAATAATAggaatttgaaaacatttcaaTTAA
Proteins encoded in this window:
- the LOC129800874 gene encoding tyrosine decarboxylase, whose translation is MNCAEFRKRGAEMVEYICKYLETLENRRVVPSIEPGYLKELIPDEAPMYPEPWEAVMDDVERKIMPGMTHWNHPHFHAYFPSGNSFPSILADMLGDAIGVIGFSWAAGPSLTELEGIVMDWLGKALGLPSFFLGQVPGSKGGGVLQGSASDCVLVVMLAARTHAVRQLKKQYPDEDESHLLAKLMAYCSRESHSCVEKAAMISFVKLRILEPDSKSSLRGDTVARALKEDEKNGLIPFFISTTLGTTGSCAFDNLEEIGTVLQDYPEVWFHVDGAYGGSSFVCPEMRYLMKGIEYADSFNTNPNKWMLTSFDCSALWVRDRIRLTSALVVDPLYLKHGHSDTAIDLRHWGVPLSRRFRALKLWFVFRSYGITGIQAYIRRHCRLAKRFEQIILRDDRFEICNEVKMGLVCFRLKGSDKLNEKLLSNINASGKIHMVPASVNEQYVIRFCVNAENSTDDDIDYAYEVISDYAAETLEKDQADELTEIRDRKNKETLAQKRSFFVRMVSDPKIYNPAINKSGIPRISTEAMSPTIPGAPMIQTPNNTSSWISWPLAFLFQSSDDGPKLRFRHLDTTVGLPNSRRNSATGGGSSPSPENELAITTTRSPKRSPILSRKKNNAGAKNGLDP